The nucleotide window ACATGCAACATATGATGTCCAGGTTTATGTTTGACCTGGCTGCTATGCCTCTCTTCGGTGTTGATCCTGGCCTCCTATCATCGGAAATGCCACCCATGGTTGTCGCGGTTGCCTTGGACATAGTCATGGAGGTGGTATGCTTTCGGCACATGATGCCATCTTATTGCTGGAAACTGATGAGGTGGTTAAACATCGGTCCTGAGAAAAAGCTCAATGTGGAGCACACACTGCTACGAAGGTTCATcaaggagatgatggagaggaggaaTATCAAGACGTGGCAAGTTAAtaatgatgaggaagaagaaggtgtggaTATTGTATCTTTCTTCCTCGATGACCCATGCTACGCTAATGATGACTTGTTTTGTGCTATCACCATTGGCTACATGCTCGTTGCGAGGGACACAGTTGGAATAGCCTTGACATGGATCTTCTACAACCTCGCCCAGAACCCTAACATCGTTTCAATCATCCGCAACGAACTCTCACCGGTTCCTTCACATAAAGTAGTAGCTGGTGTTGGAACTATGGTGATATTTGAGCCGGATGAGACCAGATCTTTATCCTATCTTAGGGCTGCCTTGTATGAGACTCTTAGGTTGTACCCGCCGGCGCCTACTGAGCTCAAGACGGTGGTCGCTGATGATACAATGCCGAGTGGCCATGAGGTGCATGCCGGCGACGCCATCTTTATTTCTCTTCATTCCATGGGGAGAATGGAGGGCATATGGGGTAAGGACTGCCTTG belongs to Triticum aestivum cultivar Chinese Spring unplaced genomic scaffold, IWGSC CS RefSeq v2.1 scaffold167335, whole genome shotgun sequence and includes:
- the LOC123178745 gene encoding noroxomaritidine synthase 2-like, which produces MQHMMSRFMFDLAAMPLFGVDPGLLSSEMPPMVVAVALDIVMEVVCFRHMMPSYCWKLMRWLNIGPEKKLNVEHTLLRRFIKEMMERRNIKTWQVNNDEEEEGVDIVSFFLDDPCYANDDLFCAITIGYMLVARDTVGIALTWIFYNLAQNPNIVSIIRNELSPVPSHKVVAGVGTMVIFEPDETRSLSYLRAALYETLRLYPPAPTELKTVVADDTMPSGHEVHAGDAIFISLHSMGRMEGIWGKDCLDYNPDRWLLKDGNGLRYVPPHKFLAFNSGPRMCLGKEIAVMQMMIVVASTLWNFDVHLEKGQSIEPKASCILEMKNGLMVKLKKREV